The Peptococcaceae bacterium 1198_IL3148 genome contains a region encoding:
- a CDS encoding response regulator, translating into MLVVDDNAGIRQLVEMIFTDKGYEVETATNGSEAIAKVMERCPDVILLDYRMPGLDGFQTWEAIQKIHPNIPAIMMTGYGENEIQQTVKQSIKHFVTKPFSIEDIYQLVNRILTERIA; encoded by the coding sequence ATGTTAGTGGTTGATGACAATGCTGGTATTCGTCAGTTGGTTGAAATGATTTTTACTGACAAAGGTTATGAGGTGGAAACAGCCACCAACGGCTCGGAAGCAATTGCTAAGGTAATGGAGCGATGTCCAGATGTTATTTTATTAGATTATAGAATGCCGGGCCTGGATGGCTTTCAAACCTGGGAAGCGATTCAGAAAATTCATCCCAATATTCCAGCAATTATGATGACTGGTTATGGTGAGAATGAAATACAGCAAACCGTCAAGCAAAGCATAAAACACTTTGTTACCAAACCCTTTTCCATAGAAGATATCTATCAACTGGTTAACAGAATATTAACTGAACGGATTGCCTAA
- a CDS encoding GMC family oxidoreductase yields MASRDKVRHNYDHYDGHRYNDLNHRKYADGADVCIVGAGAAGGVLAYELSKAGLKVVVVEAGPYWNVQTDFASDELSMSQLAWQQTRLVSGKDPLDLGHNLTGRGVGGGTVHFTGVFFRFHESDFVVKTLDGVADDWPINYQDLARYYSKIERDIAVSGPRQFPWGSFSGPYPYPEREPISANSQLFRKGCEKIGIKSTVAPLAILSAPFEGRPPCINRGFCNQGCLPNAKFSTLIHHIPKAIQWGAEVLSDCMVTQVEVDKSGKVSGVLFNHQGKEYRQRAKIVILSAFVVETPRLLLNSACPQFPDGLANSSGLVGKGIMVHSSPDVYMKYHQEVRLYKGTPVLAVTQDFYETDSSRGFVRGYTLNAHGSRPVAMASGLANHANIWGKRLRDIMLNYNHYARVTVVGEVLPNLDNAVTLSDEKDEYGLPRAQVNFSYGENDNKLIAHAVDKCQQILEAVGCTDPIIVPDTAHLLGGCRMGNDPAKSVVNGFCQSHDIPNLYICDGSVFVTSGGGNPTETIMAIAARTADHIVGRI; encoded by the coding sequence ATGGCCAGTAGAGATAAAGTCAGACATAATTATGACCATTACGACGGGCATCGTTATAATGATTTAAATCATAGAAAGTACGCTGATGGCGCCGACGTTTGTATTGTTGGTGCCGGCGCTGCCGGCGGGGTGTTGGCCTATGAATTGAGTAAAGCTGGCCTTAAGGTAGTGGTGGTCGAGGCAGGGCCTTATTGGAATGTGCAAACCGATTTTGCCAGTGATGAGTTGTCCATGAGCCAGCTGGCTTGGCAACAAACCAGGTTGGTCTCTGGAAAGGATCCGTTAGACTTGGGCCATAACCTGACCGGTCGTGGTGTGGGCGGTGGCACCGTTCACTTCACCGGGGTGTTTTTCCGCTTTCACGAAAGTGATTTTGTGGTCAAGACTTTGGATGGGGTAGCGGACGATTGGCCCATCAATTATCAAGATCTGGCCCGTTACTATAGTAAAATTGAACGGGATATTGCCGTCTCGGGACCGCGACAATTCCCCTGGGGTTCATTTAGCGGGCCTTACCCTTACCCGGAACGGGAGCCCATCAGTGCCAATTCTCAGTTGTTCCGCAAAGGCTGTGAAAAAATCGGCATTAAAAGCACGGTGGCGCCGCTGGCAATATTGTCGGCCCCCTTTGAGGGACGCCCCCCTTGCATTAATCGGGGTTTTTGTAATCAAGGGTGTTTGCCCAACGCCAAGTTCAGTACGCTAATTCACCACATTCCCAAGGCGATTCAATGGGGCGCTGAGGTGTTAAGCGACTGCATGGTGACACAGGTTGAGGTGGATAAGTCCGGCAAAGTCAGTGGGGTGTTGTTTAACCACCAAGGCAAAGAATATCGCCAGCGGGCCAAAATTGTGATACTATCGGCCTTTGTGGTGGAAACACCGCGGCTGCTGTTAAATTCTGCTTGTCCCCAGTTTCCCGATGGGTTGGCCAACAGCAGTGGTCTGGTGGGCAAAGGCATTATGGTCCATAGCAGTCCCGATGTGTATATGAAATATCATCAGGAAGTACGTTTATATAAAGGCACCCCGGTACTGGCAGTGACCCAGGATTTTTATGAAACCGATAGCAGCCGCGGCTTCGTCCGGGGTTATACCCTAAATGCCCATGGTTCCAGACCGGTGGCCATGGCCAGCGGCTTAGCTAACCACGCCAACATTTGGGGTAAAAGGTTGCGGGATATTATGCTCAACTACAACCATTACGCCCGGGTAACGGTGGTGGGGGAAGTTTTGCCAAACTTAGATAATGCCGTGACATTAAGTGACGAAAAGGATGAATATGGTTTACCCCGGGCACAGGTCAACTTCAGCTATGGGGAAAATGACAATAAACTAATTGCCCACGCAGTGGATAAATGTCAACAAATATTAGAGGCGGTGGGCTGTACCGACCCAATTATAGTACCGGACACCGCCCATTTGCTGGGAGGTTGCCGCATGGGCAATGACCCAGCTAAGTCAGTGGTCAATGGTTTTTGCCAAAGTCACGACATCCCAAACCTCTATATCTGTGACGGCAGTGTGTTTGTCACCTCAGGGGGTGGCAACCCCACCGAAACAATTATGGCCATTGCCGCCCGGACGGCTGACCATATTGTAGGCAGGATTTAA
- a CDS encoding gluconate 2-dehydrogenase subunit 3 family protein → MVTLPSHYTNYDVMNLADEWDDHTKKIVTQRLAPFPTPGALNEAEVRTVKIIASHLIYDDRDQVLAYIVHHLDSKLSAKTGESQRKVGSPKERDLILHGLKALDLLAQDLYQLPFAEADTQAQLNMLEMLQQGQVPQITDWSLCPPKELFKKLLSIIVDAYYSHPIIWSEIGYGGPAYPRGYVRVELGLTDPWEAKKDGQ, encoded by the coding sequence GTGGTAACATTGCCCAGTCATTACACTAATTATGATGTGATGAACTTGGCCGATGAGTGGGATGACCATACTAAAAAAATTGTTACTCAACGGTTGGCGCCCTTTCCCACTCCCGGTGCACTGAACGAAGCAGAGGTCCGCACCGTTAAAATTATTGCTAGTCACCTAATCTATGATGATCGTGATCAAGTGTTGGCTTACATAGTGCATCACTTAGATAGCAAATTGAGCGCAAAAACCGGGGAGAGCCAAAGGAAGGTTGGCAGTCCCAAGGAGCGGGACTTAATTCTTCATGGTTTAAAGGCGTTGGATTTGTTAGCCCAAGATTTGTATCAGCTACCCTTTGCCGAGGCAGATACCCAAGCCCAGTTGAATATGTTGGAGATGTTGCAGCAGGGACAGGTACCACAAATAACCGACTGGAGCCTTTGTCCACCCAAGGAGTTATTTAAAAAACTATTATCAATTATTGTGGATGCCTATTACTCCCATCCCATCATTTGGTCGGAAATAGGTTACGGTGGCCCAGCTTACCCCAGAGGTTATGTGCGGGTGGAATTGGGTTTAACGGACCCTTGGGAGGCGAAAAAAGATGGCCAGTAG
- a CDS encoding carboxymuconolactone decarboxylase family protein yields MSTDLIAVLNQLQAEKPEVAQAIGNLRTTVINNSTLDEKTNGLVALGISVATKDPSALVGHIKLAQQAGASKDEVVSCILLATPAIGVPATLTALATAWDIYK; encoded by the coding sequence ATGTCAACGGATTTAATAGCGGTATTAAATCAGCTACAAGCTGAAAAGCCTGAAGTGGCCCAGGCAATTGGTAATTTAAGGACTACAGTCATCAATAATTCAACTCTGGATGAAAAAACCAACGGACTGGTGGCATTGGGTATATCAGTTGCCACCAAAGACCCTAGTGCGCTAGTGGGGCATATTAAATTAGCCCAGCAGGCTGGAGCCAGCAAAGATGAAGTTGTTAGCTGTATATTGCTGGCCACTCCAGCAATCGGTGTACCGGCCACTTTAACCGCACTGGCAACGGCTTGGGATATTTATAAATAA
- a CDS encoding Crp/Fnr family transcriptional regulator: MVYNRNDYLSTSPWLKSQFLGGTLLNNEDIDFIKQIGDKKQFVKGAVMLQIGSRGENMFFIHQGTVRYTLLSPEGVEKPVIYVTPGGFVGEEAFFHKQPILYDAVAMEFTEATIINQRNYWDMVSRPGVAHIMLKSMGIKSRIMATQIEDLAFRTTVEKVARLLYCLLAENAGVKAATNNLSVTQQELASLAGAHRVSTTNAITQLKKEGLISVNSDGTVTVEDIKKLRIKGFGE; this comes from the coding sequence ATGGTTTATAATAGAAATGATTATCTTTCTACATCACCTTGGTTAAAATCGCAATTTTTAGGGGGCACCTTATTAAATAATGAAGATATTGATTTTATAAAACAAATTGGGGATAAAAAACAGTTTGTCAAAGGGGCTGTAATGCTACAAATTGGAAGCAGGGGGGAAAATATGTTTTTTATTCATCAGGGAACGGTTCGTTATACCCTGTTAAGCCCCGAGGGTGTGGAGAAACCAGTCATTTACGTTACCCCAGGGGGTTTTGTGGGCGAGGAAGCTTTTTTTCACAAACAGCCGATTTTGTATGATGCTGTGGCGATGGAATTTACTGAAGCCACAATAATTAACCAAAGGAACTATTGGGATATGGTTTCCCGACCGGGTGTAGCCCATATTATGCTAAAATCTATGGGCATTAAGTCTAGAATTATGGCTACCCAAATAGAAGACTTAGCATTCCGTACCACTGTGGAAAAGGTGGCACGCTTGCTTTACTGTCTGTTGGCTGAAAATGCAGGGGTAAAAGCTGCCACCAATAATCTCAGTGTTACCCAACAGGAATTGGCCTCCCTTGCCGGTGCCCATCGGGTTTCAACCACCAACGCCATTACTCAATTAAAGAAAGAAGGGCTGATTTCGGTTAATTCGGACGGTACAGTAACGGTTGAAGATATAAAAAAATTAAGAATAAAGGGCTTTGGTGAATAA